From one Bifidobacterium sp. WK012_4_13 genomic stretch:
- a CDS encoding D-alanine--D-alanine ligase family protein, with protein sequence MAKKRIVVLYGGVADEHPISCISAASVLRAIDTDRYDVIPVGITRKGQWIVDGEDPKGWKLGDSNLPSVEITKRSRPVLLDPALGSDGFFAGEHDDLKNPANGYGTNFVSMSDIDPGKHNMVCTLGHVDAVFPVLHGPYGEDGTVQGLFEMMNVPYVGCGVLASSVCMDKHFTKILLRAAGIDVAPWVTFDARTFDADSQFGNSADSMLAQVREAGLHYPLFVKPSRAGSSFGVTKVEGSDASDEDAAKRLAAAVFEASHHDWKVLVEEGIDGREIECAVLRDVPSEATRTSLPGEVVLDSRSKGDDDAFYDFDSKYMDESASHVEVPANLPQDVLQRVRSVAGKAFDAVDGMGLSRVDTFVRPDGSVMVNEINTMPGFTSISMYPKAWEATGVEYSKLITMLIEGILR encoded by the coding sequence ATGGCGAAGAAACGCATTGTTGTGCTGTACGGAGGCGTGGCTGACGAGCATCCTATTTCTTGCATTTCGGCGGCAAGCGTCCTGCGCGCAATCGATACGGATCGCTACGATGTGATTCCTGTCGGGATTACCAGGAAAGGTCAGTGGATTGTCGACGGAGAGGATCCCAAGGGCTGGAAGCTAGGGGATTCGAATCTTCCAAGCGTCGAGATCACGAAGAGGTCAAGGCCGGTGCTGCTCGATCCTGCACTTGGTTCGGATGGTTTCTTCGCCGGCGAGCATGACGATCTGAAGAATCCCGCCAACGGCTACGGCACCAACTTCGTGAGCATGAGCGACATCGATCCCGGCAAGCACAATATGGTATGCACGCTCGGCCATGTCGATGCGGTGTTCCCGGTGTTGCACGGACCCTATGGCGAGGATGGGACGGTTCAGGGCCTCTTTGAGATGATGAACGTGCCTTATGTCGGCTGCGGCGTGCTCGCATCCTCGGTGTGCATGGACAAGCATTTCACCAAGATCCTGCTCCGCGCCGCGGGAATAGACGTCGCGCCCTGGGTTACCTTCGACGCCCGTACATTCGATGCAGATTCACAGTTCGGGAACAGTGCCGATTCCATGCTTGCCCAGGTCCGGGAGGCAGGATTGCATTACCCTCTGTTCGTCAAGCCTTCAAGGGCTGGGTCGAGCTTTGGAGTGACCAAGGTCGAAGGCTCCGACGCTTCGGACGAGGATGCGGCGAAGCGGCTTGCGGCAGCTGTCTTCGAAGCCTCGCACCACGACTGGAAGGTACTTGTCGAAGAAGGCATCGACGGCCGTGAGATCGAATGCGCCGTCTTGCGCGACGTCCCTTCCGAAGCGACGCGCACAAGTCTGCCGGGCGAGGTCGTGCTTGACTCGCGCAGCAAAGGCGATGACGATGCCTTCTATGATTTCGACAGCAAGTACATGGATGAATCGGCATCGCATGTCGAAGTTCCCGCGAATCTTCCACAGGATGTGCTTCAGCGGGTGCGTTCCGTCGCCGGAAAGGCCTTCGACGCGGTTGACGGCATGGGTCTGAGCAGGGTCGACACCTTCGTCAGGCCAGACGGCTCCGTGATGGTCAACGAAATCAACACAATGCCTGGCTTCACCTCGATTTCGATGTATCCAAAGGCTTGGGAGGCCACAGGAGTCGAATACTCGAAGCTGATCACCATGCTGATCGAGGGAATTCTCCGCTAG